Proteins co-encoded in one Bemisia tabaci chromosome 9, PGI_BMITA_v3 genomic window:
- the LOC109034689 gene encoding uncharacterized protein gives MFIKFVVSLCVAAVLANVSTAVRITVKNNCRWPLWPATQTGGGGAQLSTTGFMLGPGASRDLEVPSKWTAGRIWARTQCDHPSGRCVTGDCGSGAGNCNGRTGAPPATLAEFTLNDNGKDWYDVSNVDGSNVPMSISPQGGNGPKCRHIDCKFDMNRACPNELAVRTPDGVVGCKSGCEAFRKPELCCSGDNHNTREKCPPSNWSRVFKDKCPDAYSYAYDDPTSLFDCYGAPNYVVTFCP, from the exons ATGTTCATCAAGTTCGTGGTATCTCTCTGTGTTGCTGCAGTCTTAGCCAATG TGTCTACGGCGGTGCGGATAACGGTGAAGAACAACTGCCGGTGGCCGCTGTGGCCGGCGACTCAGACGGGTGGCGGTGGCGCCCAGCTGAGCACGACGGGCTTCATGCTCGGGCCGGGGGCGTCGCGGGACCTGGAGGTGCCGAGCAAGTGGACGGCCGGCCGGATCTGGGCGCGGACCCAGTGCGACCACCCCTCGGGCCGCTGCGTCACCGGCGACTGCGGCTCCGGCGCCGGCAACTGCAACGGCCGCACCGGCGCCCCGCCGGCCACCCTCGCCGAGTTCACCCTCAACGATAATGGCAAGGACTG GTACGACGTAAGCAACGTGGACGGCTCGAACGTGCCGATGTCGATCAGCCCCCAGGGCGGGAACGGGCCCAAGTGCCGGCACATCGACTGCAAGTTCGACATGAACCGGGCCTGCCCCAACGAGCTGGCCGTCCGCACCCCGGACGGCGTCGTCGGCTGCAAGAGCGGCTGCGAGGCCTTCCGCAAGCCGGAGCTCTGCTGCTCCGGCGACAACCACAACACCAGGGAGAAGTGTCCGCCGTCCAACTGGTCCCGCGTCTTCAAGGACAAGTGCCCGGACGCCTACAGCTACGCCTACGACGACCCCACCAGTCTTTTCGACTGCTACGGAGCCCCTAACTACGTCGTCACCTTCTGCCCGTGA